The Neochlamydia sp. S13 genome has a segment encoding these proteins:
- a CDS encoding DUF4116 domain-containing protein, producing MLINSLSKACLSIDRGADYIPIVSTVTNLVDIFQKVVILPFKQKENISKNVYYTHLDQKSFRRCLILLVPVLGNILVGIYDVVCNKEKKALLASVQKNGLALKDGSNTLKSDRDVVLAAVQENGLALKYASKQLQNDKKVVFDAIQENGSALKYASKQLRNDKEVVLAAVQRNHLALKYASKQLRNDREVVLAAVQRNHLALKYASEDLQKHWEVMVAADDRKWLGTYGLYRQA from the coding sequence ATGCTAATAAATTCTTTATCTAAAGCTTGCTTATCTATTGATCGAGGGGCTGACTACATACCTATCGTCAGCACGGTGACTAATTTAGTCGATATCTTTCAAAAAGTTGTTATTTTACCTTTTAAGCAAAAAGAGAATATATCCAAAAACGTCTATTACACTCACCTTGACCAAAAAAGCTTTAGGCGGTGCTTAATTTTGTTAGTTCCTGTTCTAGGAAACATACTTGTAGGAATTTATGATGTAGTATGCAATAAGGAAAAGAAAGCTTTGCTAGCTAGTGTTCAAAAGAATGGCTTAGCTCTTAAGGATGGTAGTAATACGCTTAAAAGCGATAGAGATGTCGTTCTTGCCGCTGTTCAGGAAAACGGTTTGGCCCTTAAGTATGCTAGCAAACAGCTTCAAAACGATAAGAAAGTCGTGTTTGACGCTATTCAGGAAAACGGTTCGGCGCTTAAGTATGCTAGCAAACAGCTTCGAAACGACAAGGAAGTCGTGCTTGCCGCTGTCCAGCGTAATCACCTGGCGCTTAAGTATGCTAGCAAACAGCTCCGCAACGATAGGGAAGTCGTGCTTGCTGCCGTCCAGCGTAATCACTTGGCGCTTAAGTATGCTAGCGAAGATTTGCAAAAACATTGGGAAGTTATGGTGGCCGCTGATGATCGAAAATGGCTGGGTACTTATGGGCTTTACCGACAGGCTTAA